From the Prochlorococcus marinus str. AS9601 genome, the window AATTAAATTAAGTAAGAAAAATATCTAAGACTTTTCAATTTAGTTAATCTCCAAGTAATATATATACAACATCAAATATTTGAAATGTTAAGTAAATTCATCAATTCTTTTCTAGATAAAAAATCCCCAATGACAGTCCATGCTCACTGCGATGGTCCTTGTGGAGTTTACGATCCAGCATCTACGAGAGTTGCAGCTGAAGCAGTTTTATCAATGACAAAAAAACTTATTGCATTAGAAGCTCCTTCTAGCACTGATTCAGCAGAGTGGGCTGCATACAGTAATACATTTTCTAGATATGTTGCAGTTAAAGAAGAGCAAGCAAAAGAAACAAAGAAAGATATTTTAATTTTGTGGACAGATTACTTTAAACCAGTTCACTTAGAAACTTATCCAGACTTACATGAAACCATTTGGAAGGCGGCCAAATTATGCAGTGCATGCAAAGTTAATATTGACTTAGCCCAAGCTGAAGAACTAATGAGTTATGTAGAAAAAATTCATAATATCTTCTGGGCTTCAAAAGGAAGATCAGACGCTTTTGTAAAAGCTAGTTAATCAGAATTATTTTCAAAAGTTTTTTTGATTTTATTTTATTTTTTTTAGGTTTAAGAAGAACCGCGATTATTAGTGGTGAATCTATGTTTCCTTGCCTAAAAGAAGGCGACATTGTATTTTTTAAAAAATATAAAAAGAATAAATCAATACTTAAAAATCGACAAATAGTTATTTTTAATCATCCAATTAAAAATAAAAAACTAATAAAAAGGATAAATTCAGTAAATAAAAATAACGTTGAGGTTATTGGCGACAATATTGAATTTAGCGAAGATAGTAATAAATTTGGATTAATCAATAACGAAAAAATAATTGGGATTGTTACCTCTAAAATGATTATTCCTAAATTAAAAAATTTTTTAATTCAAAAAAACAGAAGCGCTTCTTTGAATCCAAAATAATCCCAAAGAAAAGGAAAGACCTCCTGCTACAGTTATTAATCTTTTAATAAATTTTTGACTTGCTTTAAAGGTAGTAAAAGATATTAAAAAAGTAAAAAGATTCATACTTATGATTGAACCAATCAAATATGAAATCAAATAAAAGCAAGCGCTTATTAAAGGTAGTGCTAAAGCAGGAAGAACTGCAAGAAAATGTGAACCTCCAGCTATACCGTGTAGCAAGCCTAAACCAGTCAAAGCATGTGAGTGCTTATTATTATTTTTTTGTTCCTTAACATGAAAGTGAAAGTGACGATGGGCAATTCCATTCTCATGCTTATGGGAATGCGAGTGGATACTTAATTGAAAAGAATTTTTTATAGCAAATACTCCAACAATTAAAAGTGAAATTCCAACTAAGAATTCGGCAATACTAGAAAATTTGTTTAATGGCGTAATATCCTTAATAAAAATCGCTAGAAAAGCTAACAAAAGGACTCCTGAAGAATGTCCCAAACCCCATGAGAAACTATTTTTAAGAGCTTTTTGGGGATTATTAATCGCTGCTGGTGCCATTGCAATTAGATGGTCAGCGCCGCTAACTACATGCACAAATCCTGAGACTATACCTGTTAAAATTACAGCCTGCATATATATTCAGGACAACTCTGTTTATCCAATTTTATAGCACGATTTGAAGTCAATTTTAAATTGAGTTAAATAATTTCTTGAACGATTGTTCAATATCAGTTTCTCTCATAAAAGTTTCACCAATTAATACTCCCATGATTCCAATAGATCTAAGCGATTCTAAATCTTCGGCACAATTAATTCCAGATTCACTTATGGGAATAATATTTTGTTTTAAAAATATATCTGCATATGTATTCATCAATTCTTTTGATGTTTTTAAATCCGTTTTAAAAGTCTTTAAGTCCCTATTATTTATTCCAATCAAATTAAAAGATTTTAACTTTAGAATCCTTTCTAATTCATAAGAGTTATGGACTTCAACAAGAACACTCATCTTTAAATTATCAGCTATTTTCTTTAAATAAATTAAATCATCATCACTTAAAATCGCAGCGATTAATAATATTGCATCAGCACCAGATACCCTTGCTTTATAAATCTGATAAGCAGAAATAATAAAATCTTTGCAGAGTAGAGGGAGATTAGTAGATTTCCTTACAGTTTCGAGTATTTCATAACTACCTTGAAAAAACTTTTTATCGGTAAGTACTGAGATACATGATGCACCTAATCCTTCATAACAAATTGCTATGTTTTCAGGGTTAAAATCTTTTCTAATAACTCCTTTACTCGGACTAGCTTTTTTTATTTCAGCAATAACTCCTGGTTTTATTTTTGACTCCAAGATATTTTTATAAAAATCTTTGGGAGTAGGAAGATTTTCAATTTTTTTGATGAGATCTTCTAAAGAGACTATTTTTTTAAAATTCTTAATTTCAATATCCTTGTGCCATACAATTTCTTCCAGAATGTTTTTTGCTTGTGCTTCTCTATGAGGTACAGCATATTCTAAGTTTTCTACCCTCACTGTTGGATTTGGTGGCCTGCGTCTTATCTCCATTAATTTTAGGTATTATTTTATTTGAGAAGCCGCCTGTTTATATGCGACCTCCACTACTTCACTAAGAGTAGGATGAGTATGAACTTCTTTAGATAGTTCAAGTACATCTTGGTTCCTTGAAATAGCGTTCGAAATTTCTTGAATTAAATCAGCTGCATGTAACCCAAAAATATGAGCCCCTAATACTTTCCCATTATCTTTGTTGAAAATCAACTTTAGCAATCCATCACTCTCTAATTCAGCCAATGCTTTTGAATTAGCCTTAAAGAAACTTTTGACAACTCCCAAAGTAAAATTTTCTTTTGTAGATATCTCTTTAGCTTCAACTTCAGAGAGACCAACTGAACTTATCTCTGGGTGAGTAAAGGTTGCTGCGGGGATACTTTTATAGTTAATTTCGACATTACCACCGCAAATATTATCAACAGCAATAGTACCCTGCGCTGCAGCTGTATGGGCTAGCATTAATTTGCCTGTTACATCTCCAACAGCCCAAATGTTAGGTATTATTTCATCACCATTCTTAACTCTCATTTGATCATCTACAGGAATAAAACCTTTTACTGTTTCGATACCAACCGACTCAAGATTTAAGTTATTACTATTAGGACTTCTGCCAGTTGCTACTAGTACAGCGTCAACTTCTAAAGTTTCTACAACTTCCTTAGATTTTGCATCAGTCAGTTCTATTTTTACAGGGCATCCAGGTGTTATTTTTGTCGCAAAGACATTTGATTTTGTGTCTATATCTCTTGCTTGAATAAGGTTCTTCTTGGCAATTTTAGTGATGTCTGGATCAAATGTTGGCATAATATTCTCCAAAGCCTCAATCATGGTAACTTCACAACCAAGCGCGGTATAAACATCAGCAAATTCTAGACCTATATATCCACTTCCAATAATTGCTATCCATCTTGGAAGCCACTCAAGTTTAACCGCATCATCGCTAGTAAATACGGTCCTATTATCCAAAGTTATTCCACGGGGCACAAAAGGAGAAGAGCCTGTTGCTATAACAATATTCTTACATGTAAAAATTTTATCAATTCCGTTTTTATCTCTTACACCTACTTTTTGATTTCCTTCAATTCTTCCAATGCCCAAAATAATTTCAACTCCACTCCTTTTAAGAGTTTTTGTTAAATTTTCTCTAACATTTAAAACTAAATTATTTGCATGATCTGCAATTTTTGATCTCTCGAACCTTACTGGTGAAGCATGTATACCAAATTTAGCTAAATGTTCATAATCAGCTATTTCTCTAACTTTTCCACTTGCAGCCAAAAGAGCTTTAGAGGGAACACAACCCTTGTTAACACAAGTGCCTCCCATATCAGAAGATTCTACTATTGCGACTTTCAGCCCCTTACCAGCAGCATGTTTAGCGGCATCAAAACCTCCATATCCTGCTCCTATTACAATTAAATCAAAATCAAAACTTGAATCAGTCACTTTTTATTTATTTATTTAGAGGTATATGCGACTCTTTTTCGTTCAAGTAATAACGGAACTGCAACACAAGCCACATTCAATGATTCTACAATCTCGCTATGCGGAATTGTAATTGTTTCATTAAAAGCTTCTTGAATTTTTTTATGAATACCTTTACCTTCATTACCCAAAATTAATGCTGTACGTCTAGACCAATCAACTTCCCAGTAAGGTTTTGAAGGTTTTTTTGTACTCTC encodes:
- the sodX gene encoding nickel-type superoxide dismutase maturation protease, which encodes MFKSFFDFILFFLGLRRTAIISGESMFPCLKEGDIVFFKKYKKNKSILKNRQIVIFNHPIKNKKLIKRINSVNKNNVEVIGDNIEFSEDSNKFGLINNEKIIGIVTSKMIIPKLKNFLIQKNRSASLNPK
- the lpdA gene encoding dihydrolipoyl dehydrogenase — its product is MTDSSFDFDLIVIGAGYGGFDAAKHAAGKGLKVAIVESSDMGGTCVNKGCVPSKALLAASGKVREIADYEHLAKFGIHASPVRFERSKIADHANNLVLNVRENLTKTLKRSGVEIILGIGRIEGNQKVGVRDKNGIDKIFTCKNIVIATGSSPFVPRGITLDNRTVFTSDDAVKLEWLPRWIAIIGSGYIGLEFADVYTALGCEVTMIEALENIMPTFDPDITKIAKKNLIQARDIDTKSNVFATKITPGCPVKIELTDAKSKEVVETLEVDAVLVATGRSPNSNNLNLESVGIETVKGFIPVDDQMRVKNGDEIIPNIWAVGDVTGKLMLAHTAAAQGTIAVDNICGGNVEINYKSIPAATFTHPEISSVGLSEVEAKEISTKENFTLGVVKSFFKANSKALAELESDGLLKLIFNKDNGKVLGAHIFGLHAADLIQEISNAISRNQDVLELSKEVHTHPTLSEVVEVAYKQAASQIK
- the trpC gene encoding indole-3-glycerol phosphate synthase TrpC → MEIRRRPPNPTVRVENLEYAVPHREAQAKNILEEIVWHKDIEIKNFKKIVSLEDLIKKIENLPTPKDFYKNILESKIKPGVIAEIKKASPSKGVIRKDFNPENIAICYEGLGASCISVLTDKKFFQGSYEILETVRKSTNLPLLCKDFIISAYQIYKARVSGADAILLIAAILSDDDLIYLKKIADNLKMSVLVEVHNSYELERILKLKSFNLIGINNRDLKTFKTDLKTSKELMNTYADIFLKQNIIPISESGINCAEDLESLRSIGIMGVLIGETFMRETDIEQSFKKLFNSI
- the sodN gene encoding superoxide dismutase, Ni, producing the protein MLSKFINSFLDKKSPMTVHAHCDGPCGVYDPASTRVAAEAVLSMTKKLIALEAPSSTDSAEWAAYSNTFSRYVAVKEEQAKETKKDILILWTDYFKPVHLETYPDLHETIWKAAKLCSACKVNIDLAQAEELMSYVEKIHNIFWASKGRSDAFVKAS